A single region of the Echinimonas agarilytica genome encodes:
- the trpCF gene encoding bifunctional indole-3-glycerol-phosphate synthase TrpC/phosphoribosylanthranilate isomerase TrpF — MLEDTILGKIVDDKRDTLVHLKAERPLSTFREEVGTSDRDFYTALRAIKPAFILECKKASPSKGLIREPFNLDEIAQAYLPWASAISCLTDTQYFQGCMAYLKQVRDQVTQPVILKDFVIDPYQIYLGRLHGADATLLMLSVLTDDEYNSLADVAHSLGMGVLTEVSTQDELERAIALNAKVIGINNRNLRDLSIDLNRTYELGEQIPSDRIIVSESGINLHQQVRELSRVADAFLVGSSLMSQSDVSIAARQLIIGSHKVCGLTRAEDALAAQGAGAEFGGLIFAEKSPRYISAAQAKDVMAGAALKYVGVFVNEDINTVANLALELGLSAIQLHGSESAQYIAQLRDRVGQNIELWKAHGVTDSIPDLNIAQVDRHLLDSRIGQQTGGTGTQFDWSLLKGIDLSNIMIAGGLNPDNAAQAAALNSAGLDFNSGVESTPGIKDHHKISSAFEALRHY; from the coding sequence ATGCTCGAAGACACTATTTTAGGCAAGATCGTTGATGACAAACGCGACACTCTTGTCCACCTCAAGGCCGAACGCCCTTTAAGCACGTTTCGTGAGGAAGTCGGCACGTCCGATCGGGATTTTTACACTGCGCTTCGTGCCATCAAGCCGGCGTTCATTTTAGAATGTAAAAAAGCCTCTCCATCAAAAGGTTTGATCCGCGAGCCGTTTAATTTGGATGAAATTGCTCAGGCTTATTTACCCTGGGCCAGCGCTATTTCTTGTCTCACCGACACTCAGTATTTTCAAGGCTGTATGGCGTATCTAAAACAAGTGCGCGATCAAGTCACTCAGCCGGTGATCCTGAAGGATTTTGTCATAGACCCTTATCAAATTTATTTGGGTCGCTTGCACGGTGCAGATGCTACATTGTTGATGTTGTCGGTGCTCACCGATGACGAATACAATTCGTTGGCAGACGTGGCACACTCGCTTGGCATGGGCGTACTTACTGAAGTTTCAACGCAAGATGAATTGGAACGCGCTATTGCGCTGAACGCAAAAGTCATTGGGATTAACAATCGCAACCTACGAGATTTAAGCATCGATTTAAATCGCACCTATGAATTGGGTGAACAAATTCCAAGCGACCGCATTATCGTTTCTGAAAGCGGTATTAATCTGCATCAACAAGTCCGTGAATTATCGCGTGTTGCTGACGCATTTTTGGTGGGCAGCTCGTTGATGTCTCAATCGGATGTATCGATTGCTGCACGCCAACTTATTATCGGTTCACATAAAGTTTGCGGCCTCACTCGCGCTGAAGATGCTCTTGCTGCGCAAGGGGCTGGGGCGGAGTTTGGCGGCCTTATTTTTGCCGAAAAATCACCGCGCTACATTTCAGCGGCACAAGCCAAAGATGTGATGGCGGGTGCTGCGCTCAAATACGTGGGCGTGTTTGTCAATGAAGATATCAACACGGTTGCCAACCTAGCACTTGAATTAGGCCTGTCAGCCATTCAACTTCACGGCAGCGAATCGGCTCAATACATTGCACAATTGCGAGATCGGGTCGGTCAAAACATTGAATTATGGAAAGCCCACGGCGTTACCGACAGTATTCCTGATCTGAACATCGCACAGGTTGATCGTCACCTGCTCGATAGCCGTATTGGTCAACAAACGGGTGGTACAGGAACACAGTTCGACTGGTCACTGCTCAAAGGTATCGATCTGTCGAATATCATGATTGCTGGGGGATTGAATCCAGACAATGCAGCACAAGCCGCGGCGCTAAATAGCGCTGGCCTCGATTTCAATTCAGGTGTTGAATCAACACCTGGCATTAAAGATCATCACAAGATTTCTAGCGCATTTGAAGCGCTTAGACACTATTAA
- the trpA gene encoding tryptophan synthase subunit alpha, producing the protein MSNRYEDMFKRLNAKNQGAFVPFVTIGDPNPELSLDIIRTLVTSGADAIELGIPFSDPLADGPTIQGATIRALDSGTTPKVCFDIIEKIRAEFPELPIGLLMYANLVFARGIDSFYQQCAQAGVDSVLVADVPIEMSAPFADAAKANNVDAIFIAPPNADDAAMAELARLGSGYTYLLSRAGVTGAETEAGMPITALLDRLKQYDAPPPLLGFGISRPEQVKEAIESGAAGAIAGSSVVKVIEHNVDDGKALLENMAQYISSMKAATQLS; encoded by the coding sequence ATGAGCAATCGTTATGAAGACATGTTCAAACGTTTAAACGCCAAAAACCAAGGCGCTTTTGTTCCTTTCGTTACCATTGGCGACCCAAATCCAGAATTAAGTTTGGACATCATTCGCACGTTAGTCACTAGCGGTGCAGATGCCATTGAGTTGGGCATTCCTTTTTCTGATCCTTTGGCCGACGGTCCAACGATTCAAGGCGCAACCATTCGAGCTCTGGACAGCGGCACCACGCCCAAAGTTTGTTTCGACATTATTGAAAAAATTCGAGCTGAATTTCCCGAATTACCCATTGGCCTGCTGATGTACGCTAACTTGGTGTTTGCTCGTGGTATCGACAGTTTTTATCAGCAATGTGCGCAAGCTGGTGTCGATTCAGTATTGGTTGCTGATGTCCCCATTGAAATGAGTGCTCCGTTTGCTGATGCCGCTAAAGCGAACAACGTGGATGCTATTTTCATCGCGCCTCCAAATGCAGATGACGCCGCGATGGCTGAACTGGCACGTTTAGGTAGCGGCTATACCTATTTGCTGAGTCGCGCAGGCGTTACAGGGGCTGAAACGGAAGCAGGCATGCCGATTACTGCGTTACTCGACCGCTTAAAGCAGTACGATGCGCCCCCTCCACTACTAGGTTTCGGTATTTCACGCCCAGAACAAGTGAAAGAAGCAATCGAATCGGGCGCAGCGGGTGCTATTGCTGGCTCTTCAGTGGTCAAAGTGATTGAGCACAATGTGGATGATGGCAAGGCGTTACTTGAAAATATGGCGCAATACATTTCATCGATGAAAGCAGCAACTCAATTGTCATAA
- the trpB gene encoding tryptophan synthase subunit beta translates to MTTLLDPFFGQYGGMYVPQILMPALKQLEKAFVDAQSDPAFHDEFMSLLKEYAGRPTALTRCRNLTTGTKTTLYLKREDLLHGGAHKTNQVLGQVLLAKRMGKHEIIAETGAGQHGVATALACALMGMKCKVYMGAKDIERQSPNVFRMQLMGAEVIPVHSGSSTLKDACNEALRDWSASYEKAHYLLGTAAGPHPFPTIVREFQKMIGEETKQQIMQAEGRLPDAVIACVGGGSNAIGMFADFIPNEEVRLIGVEPAGHGIESGEHGAPLKHAKDGIFFGMRAPLMQDSDGQVQESYSVSAGLDFPSVGPQHAYLNSIGRAEYDSVTDDEALDAFQELARHEGIIPALESSHALAYALRNARENPEKEQLLVVNLSGRGDKDIFTVHEILKEKGVMS, encoded by the coding sequence ATGACAACCTTACTCGACCCGTTTTTCGGCCAATATGGCGGTATGTATGTGCCGCAAATCTTAATGCCGGCATTAAAACAGCTTGAAAAAGCGTTTGTAGACGCGCAAAGCGATCCGGCATTCCATGACGAATTCATGTCGTTATTAAAAGAGTATGCTGGCCGCCCAACGGCGCTCACGCGTTGCCGCAACCTGACCACAGGCACGAAAACAACACTGTACTTAAAGCGCGAAGATTTACTGCATGGTGGCGCACATAAAACCAACCAAGTGTTGGGCCAAGTATTGTTGGCAAAACGCATGGGCAAACATGAAATTATTGCAGAAACTGGCGCAGGTCAACATGGTGTGGCCACTGCTTTAGCCTGCGCATTGATGGGCATGAAATGTAAAGTGTACATGGGTGCGAAAGACATTGAGCGCCAAAGCCCTAATGTGTTTCGTATGCAGCTTATGGGCGCCGAAGTTATTCCAGTTCACTCTGGTTCGTCAACGCTTAAAGATGCCTGTAATGAGGCTCTTCGAGATTGGTCTGCAAGTTATGAAAAAGCGCACTACCTGCTCGGTACTGCTGCGGGCCCTCACCCGTTCCCAACCATCGTTCGCGAATTTCAAAAGATGATTGGCGAAGAGACCAAACAACAGATTATGCAAGCTGAAGGGCGATTGCCTGATGCGGTCATTGCTTGCGTGGGCGGTGGTTCAAATGCCATTGGTATGTTTGCTGATTTTATTCCCAATGAAGAGGTGCGTTTGATTGGTGTAGAGCCTGCCGGACACGGCATCGAATCGGGCGAGCATGGTGCGCCTTTGAAGCATGCCAAAGACGGCATTTTCTTTGGTATGCGCGCACCGCTAATGCAAGACAGTGACGGGCAAGTCCAAGAGTCTTACTCAGTGTCTGCCGGTCTTGATTTTCCATCAGTGGGGCCACAGCATGCGTATTTGAATTCGATAGGCCGTGCTGAATATGATTCGGTAACCGACGACGAAGCATTGGATGCATTCCAAGAACTTGCGCGCCACGAAGGCATTATTCCTGCGCTTGAGTCTTCGCATGCACTGGCTTATGCACTGCGCAACGCACGAGAGAACCCAGAGAAAGAACAATTGCTTGTGGTGAACTTGTCAGGGCGTGGCGATAAAGACATTTTTACCGTTCATGAGATTTTGAAAGAAAAAGGAGTCATGTCATGA